The sequence ATTGGAAACACAAGCGGTGGTCAATTTCCTTACGAAACGTAAACATAACCTAGAAGCCTACCTAACTTATCACAGCTATGGTCAATTTGTGGTCTATCCGTGGGCATACAAGGCGGCGAAAGTAAAGGATGCCGCCGCATTGCAACGTGTTGGTAATACGGTTGTGGAGCGCATACTTAAGAAAACCGGCGCCATTTATCGCAGTGATGTAACGCATGCGCTGCTAGGTATTGCCGGTGGCGGTTCGGATGATTGGGCGCGCGCAACTTGCGGTACGAAATTCGTCTATACGGTCGAATTGCGCGACACTGGCAAATATGGCTTTCAACTACCGCCATCACAGATACGAGACACCGCCGAGGAGGGAATGATCGTTGTTGAAGCCGTGGCGCAAGCgattaattaaacattttatattaaattaaattatttgtatgtatatttatatgtaagttttCTTGTATGTGAAAGTATTAGAATTGTGTGTGCGAGAGTGTGTTtcccaaaatatatatataatatatgtatatatatattcattttaAGCGAAAGCTAGGTACAGGCATATCTAGGAatcaataaaacaataaattctaacaAAACATTAGAAACATTCAGAATCAGGGACTGAATTTATAATATCTGCATTTAAAAAAGCAAAGGGATATCCGCAATAAATAGCAAACGAACAAAAAACACTCATACGCTCTGGCACACAATTTTAAAGTGTGCATTCCTGTTTTCACTATACGTACCCCCAGACGTATACGTAACATTCAGTATAATTAGTGGAGCACAACCGAACATCACTTTTTGAGACCGAAGCTGAGCCGAACGCAACTTCGACACATTTTATCAATGTTCGGCCGAAAGCAAACGCCGATTTTACacaattaattttgattttcaattttctcaCACCTTCTCAGaaatcatcaaaattaaaaatttgagaaatactACTCACTTGAAGCTAAAAATTTAAAGCCAATTGACCAATCAAATAGTAAAATAAGTGTGTTGCAGTGAAAAAGTGCGAGTGTATCGAAAATTGAAAGCGGAAAATAGATTGCATAACCCCCCACAAACCgaactaaaaattttcaagagcAGAAAATATAGAGgccgatttttaaaaaattaaatttttttatattaactagGCAAAACAAAGATATATAcattagtttaaattaaattaatttcagcaaatatttaaaaatgagaaaagcaAACTGAAACATATTTCGATTAATTTGTACAAACTCCACTAcgccatgcaaaaaaaaatttttgtttttcaccggAAAGTGATTAGCTTGTGGTAGCTTTGGTGGCGCTGgtcgaaaatattttgcatcaCCTCAGAGTGTAaagaacatttttgaaattgctTTTTAAGTCATAAATCATAATATACTCTACAATACAGCTGAAAGGGGGGGTAAGGGtttcagcgaaaaaaaacactatttttgggaattgttttcttaaatatggattgagcaaatttattaaaacattttttacattattaaGCATACTTTTAACTATATTCCGTAattttttcatgcggaaatacttaaaaataagccGGTGACAGACCATGTCCGGGAacgtcttgaaaaaaaaaacattttgcagtgATCACTGTATCTCGGTTGGAAATTATCTGAAACCAAAACCAATTCAAATTTAGTCAAATATCATTAAATCTTCCCCCCAACGTTATTcgtttaaacatttttggcgGCGGTCTAAAGTGAAAACTTCTATTTTCAACGAAAATTTCCGCCATTTTGTGGGCGGGAAATCCCCttcatgtcaaaaaaaaaatatataaactaaaCGTTGGGGGGAGgcattttatatgaagaaaatgtgtgCCAAGTATGGAATGAATCGGTCAAGTAGTTTTTAAATGGCAGTGATCACCGACTttcaaaaagtagttttgagaaaaacgcgtttaaaagtttgagagctaaaaaagtgaagaaacatttttttttttacctacaCAGAATCATGGATACCGGCTCCATAAAGTAGGCTTCCTGCGGCAGCTTAGATGTCTTCAGCCTCTTTTTCTCCAGTCTTCGTTTGATCCTGGCTTCTTTGCTCTGCTGAACAGCTGTATACCTACTTGTCAGCCGCGCTGCCTTCCCGAACGCTAGCACCTGTCAGAGCTAAGACGCGAGACTAATTGGACAataactccaaaagttttgCTCAGATCGGCTTAAAATTTTGGGAATATATTCTAGAAATGTTAAACAATAagataagacaaaaaaaatcgatttttttaaagtgcAAACCCTTACCCCCCCCTGAAATAAGAGCTTATattacacagtgcaacaaaatgaaaagaaaaaatgtttacacccTGGTGTTTCATAGTATTTTTTGTTAGTTTAAGTTAGGAAACTAGAGAGGAAAACAAGCTTCGTTAACTTCGAGTTTATGATAGTAGGAACATTTCAACATACGAAACTGAGGCGAAGCTACAGTAAAAGCTTGAGTCCCCTGACTTTAACTCTTTAATTCAGAGCTCAAGCCcagttttttgaatgttaccCAAAAATTGGGATCAATAGGTGATGCTAGGAGTCTAAATACGCAGGtccttataaattaaatactaaTTTGCTTAATGTGTCTACTTGACGAACTACAGTATACTCTCTCCTAGCGGACATCTCTCTAAAGCGGGCACCTGCCTTAAGCAGTCACTTAGGTGTCCGCTTAAGTGAGAGGAGTACACGGTatgtacaaagtggcgcaaaattaatcaccctaacggAAGACGTATACTTCTTACGAATGGCGTcgccaattatatttgacacttgtgaacttgtGACAACTGCAACATACAAACACTGAAACAATGGAGTgcgtaaatgtataaaaataaagatttttatcactaaaaatatttttttttattgacgtgTTTAGTAAAagagtatttcaaaaataaaattggatgatcgattttacgccaccttgtaaatatatgtatttgcataaaaCACTTGCgggaaaaaagttcaaaaatcaaTGTGAATTTTGAGCCGCTTTACATTTGCCTTTTATTGCACTGAAATTGAagtggctataaaactgcgtactctaaagcttttaaaaattctgattaaaaaatttaaaaatttgataaaaaagtagTTCGaacaattttcttgaatttttttgtctttcatTTTCAACTTTGATTTTATGGTTCATGTTATTGAATGAactaaacttttaataaaaagtaacaaaaaatagtttacaaaaaaatcattgcaaatattgtaaaattaatcattgTATACAGACTGCTGCTGAGTGTGTATTGAACGAAAGAGGGGAACGCTTTGTGAGGAATTCGTATACATAGCCGAAGTTAGCTAAGGAGAATAagacttaaattaaatatatatacttatatatatatataattggcgcctacaacCCTCTTCTTAACCAAGTCCCTCCTCCTATTCAAGATAGGCGTTTTGATGCTTTCCACAAAAGgtgggacttacagttttacgtCACCTTCGAACGACAGATGGTTTTTCATggggagttttttcatggcatttaAACCTAAGAGAGAAGGGGAAATAATTTGGCGTTGGAGAGAGAGGATCGTTGTGAGATGTTGTATCGCCAATTTGTCTTAGTAGAATTTTGTGAACTTAGGCTCTTAAAGCAAAGTAATCCGCTGACTAGCATAAAAGAACGTAGCACAAAGGGGGCTCTTTgggatatttatgtattttttatttatttacgacAAATGTACGGTAACGCAAGTAGACAGctactgattttaaaataaaacaaaatatttctgcAACATGGGTATGggaaatatttatgctgctacatcaacaacaaccaaaagtAAGTAGCATTTCGATTGATTGGGCACAGATAATTGACACTGGTGAGGAAGGCATTATTATTGTGGAAGTTGGTGCCAACACCATTTTCTATTTAGGATAAAAAAGAAGCATTTGTAGTGAAGAAGGCGAATtgtagttttaatttaatttttaagtctcCCTTGGAGGCTGAATGTGGTTGATAAAAACATAGTTAGaaagcttaaaattttaattatatatctGTGCTTTTTCTTCTACCAAATTTAGGGGTAGTCAGCACTATTCATTTAACTATATTCATTTGTATATAGAGTAGATCCCCtgaaagtattttttcttttataacgtAAGTTTTCAGGCTGCCATACTTTACTGTCAAAAAGTAAACAAACCGCAAAAAGcagaaagcaaattaaaatagcTGCAGTTTAGGTGCTGACCCAATACATGCCTGCTTTCCTTCGACAActgtcaaaaaataatataaatatgcgTTAATGTAAGAAAGTTGGCCAAACAGCAGCTTTGCTTCAGTCGCTTGAAGGGCAGTTTCGAATAGCGCAATATTCTATTTGGCCTTTGACATTACAATTTCACTCGACCCTTCGTTTTTTGCTATTATTCTGAAAGTGTTCAAAGTTACTATTTggtgagaaaatattttaaaacaaaacaaagcaagCAAAGTAAGCCTGCAATGGGCCGCCCTCATTTGCACGTTGTGAAAACCAGTGTTACAGTTTTTGCAATCaattacattattttaaattattatacagggtgggaaCTTAATTCCGCTATAAATAAAGGGCgcgtgaatatttttaaatgcattttattgGAGAGAACAAACTTTGAAATTAAACATAGAAGCGATTCCACGTGAAgtgataaaaatgtgttttagtatttttttttaaattggcattTGTTGGTTTGAGTATAATgagaagtaaattgaaaaaatttgcaaaaaattttgtaattttgagatttattcagtgttgaaaatttggtatgtagttctttttaacatttttataactttcttttaataaaatatcctTAAAACAAATTGTTagggaaaatttttatatttttgtttgagaGTCTCAAAAATGTTATTCTAAGTGTGCTCACAGACATTCTCGCGAGTCAAGGGGTACCGGAAACCATCTGCACGGACTCGGGATATGGCCAAAGGACTTAGAATGTACACAAATGTCGCTTTGACGACTCGTTCCCAGAGACAACAGTTAGCCTGCTCCTCGAATGTGAAGCCATAACGAGAAGTAGAGAGGCACAACTTGATTTAGTGAGAAGAAACGAATGTCCTTTTGAAATTCATAGAACAAGCAAAGCTTATGAATCGCTACATTTTATTTAAGGGGATAGGGGTAATCAGAATGTAATGTAaattaccttaaaaatattgtgcgaaaatttgaagtgaatccgacaattacttttcgagttattcaagaattaacaaagggcgctcgggcgctccggagcgatagcaaaattttaaatgcgtttttctcaaaactattttttttgaactggtgatcactgttacttaaaaaccgcttgttagatttcaataaaatttatattgctttgaaaacataaaaaaatcgtatctgaccgaagtattttttttcaaaaatttcaattttttttaactattaattgtcgggttttttctcgaaaatctggaaaatatttcttgaggccgacatattgttaatttcgatcaggcacaagattatctattaataaaactaatttctcttgtccgaatGATTTTAGCTGAATCTCTAAGGACTTTTGATGATCACCGGAAGGGACTTCTGGAggaacgggctccacacaaacagcgataacttttacaattattattactattttttgagatttcgctcaagtcaagtcgaaacatgatgtgcTAATGctaggtttttatttttgtaaaataaagcaattgactgactagcagaaataaaattattgaaaatcatcattttttttgggcctctgactactcctaaccccttaagataacttttttgttatgtagtaatttaaataaattcaatcacttactgaaatttaatatttgagaTATGTTGAAGAGATCAATTCGCACGTAaaggaaagttaaaaataaatgtgcacCAATTTgtgtagtatatacatatttatagccTTATTTAGGTCCCactaaaaataatcgtttaaatAGGTGCAGAGCCTCTCAAATGTTTGCTGCCTGATTAGGCGTCGGAGGATGTGCATGCGTGCAGATGCCCTCTACTCACCGTATCGGTGTCATCATCGTCACCGTTTATCAGCGCCATTGTTGTTACGTCGGTTTCAGTTGCGTTCATATTTTGCATATCCTTCGGTGTCGACTCTTCAGATATGACCGACACCGATGGCAAATTCTCCACGAAAACATCAAAGCGTTGATTGCCAAGTGGTGTGGCGGCAGTTGGTGTTGGCGTCTGTGGCGTGGTAGCTACTGTAGGTGTTGGCGTGGTGTCTGCTGTTGCAGGCGCTGCATACGCACTATTTGGTGttagatttttttgtaattgcatTATCTCTTGATAGCTACAATTACCGTTGGTCAGTCGAGTGCGCGATACCACTTGTGTTTGAATCTCTGGtggccaaacattttcaatgtgTTTGGTATACTTGCTATTTAGTTTGATGCTTTGCATTTTCACCGGTAACGGCTGGGTATTTTGTGAATTCGAAGATggcaaagttttttgtttttgttcgaaCTGCAATGACTGCTGTGGTTGAGGCAAATTTACTTTGCCCATCTTACTTGAGCTATTTTTCGTATTCTGTTTTGCTTTATCTATTTTATCAGTTTTTCCATAGAGCGATTGTTGCTGCATCAGTAGCTCAGCCTCTCGCAAAATCTCATCAACGCTACGGGTATCTGAATTATCAGCCAGTCTACTTACTTCTTGAAAAATGCTTTCTGCATCTGCTTCGGTGCAGCATTCTTGTTCCCTTGCCAGAAATTCCAGTATAGAACTGCTAGTGAACTCATCGAAATCGACCGTAGTGGGCGATGATGAGGTAGATGGTGATTCCGACGAACACATCAGGGAGCTGGAGGCTGGGCCTCTCATGTTGGTGCTACCATTTAAGCCGCTGCTGTTGTTATTGAGCGTTTTTACAGAGGGTgtggtttttttcttattttcattttttttcgactGCTGAGAAGGCAGTGCATTTTGTTGAGTCAACACTTTGGACATAATTTATTATAGTTTCTTTTGTAAAAttcgtaaattttgtattactttagATCAGTATTGGCAATACTAAGGCGAACATAGACCGAATAAGAGGAAAACTACATAAAattcaaccaaaaaaattttactaattccgaatttaacaaattcaCGTCTATACGAAAACGAACTTCAAATTATCTGCGTAtggtttttcaaattaaacttcTTTCACATCAGTGCTTCTTTTGAACTAAAAACAAACGTTTGCACAAAACACTTCccgtaataagaaaaaataaatggaaaatgtttGCCAAAATTTGGACGGCCCAAATATCAACGATATTCCAGCGGCGTCTTCGCGCAATGACCATTCACAACCGAATACTCAGCGACTCAAAACGCTCTAAAGATTGCGAGAACTCGGGTGGCCGCCTCTACGAAGGATAATACGAAGAGAATGAAAACTTGTCCTATGTCCTGCGTCCTGTTTGTATTTTGCCAATTATCCTTTAGACAATTCTGTAATACAGGATTTGTTGTACCCAATTGTTTGTTAATAGTGTTGTTGTGGTAAAAtgtacacaatgttgccatttgcTTAGTAAGCTTTCGCATAGTGCTGTAAAGAGTATTAAACACATCGCAGCGTCGCACTCTCAAGACTTAAGGCCCGTCTCCATACAACTTAAACGACGCGTTGGCATGCGCTTCGCTTTGAAGCAACGTCAGTAACTCCAGAGCTTGCCTAAATTTACCGTTTTGCCGAAAGCTGAAAGTAGCTAAATTACGCataatttcaatacaatttacTATTAACGGTATAATTGCAGAATAGCGACTCCTCAGCCTGGCAAATCGTATTAGTTATTTCTAAAAAGATGTCAAACATTTCTTGCATGAGGAAGGGAAGGCGCCTATATATCGTTATTATTATCATCCCACAGGTAATTAACTGATCATCGTCAATCAAGTAATCTACCGATATgcgtaaatgtatatatgtatttaatatctatatattaagaggaaatattttaaatgccaAGTTAACCGCATCTCGAAATAAGTGGgttaaatggaagaaaaaatgACCTTGCatttgatataaaaataaaataaataaaaaatcggcGCACACATTTCTGTTTGGGGTTTGggcgagctcctcttcctatttgtggcatccGTCTTTATGTTAATTCACAAATGTGGCctgcagttttaagtcgactacgaacggcagatgattccTATCaaaagcttttccatggcagaaatacactcggaaattTGCGACTATCTGTCcgggggcgaccactattagacgtttccattttgtatttgatatataacattacatttttaagcaaaatttcttaaacaattttttttttaattgagttgGCCGCAGAAATTCGGCCGATTGGTTCAGGGGAAATCAAGAGAAATTGTGAGGCACTGTATTATGtttgttataataaattaaatatcacACAAAACGTAGTTATATCTTCTATCTAAATGACTTATTTTCAAGTGGacttaattacaaatatttaaaagaaaaagattaTTCAGAGGTATCCaagtaattcaaattattatatatacctatataccagTTGTGTTTTCCGagctcaaaaatttaaaatggtaataaacagaaatataattggagtacatatttttattgtactcTGGtaattaatatcatagattttTTTCTCTTGTCCAATTTTCAAACTAGTccattttttggaagaaatgaGAACCGTGCTCTATGAACATTCGAAAACAAATAtatctttttatttcaaactgaatttccacaatttggaagcgttgttttggagttaaacaattcatgatgacttgcgaAGCCTTACAGAACAACAGGATTTGTGATTCTtaactgtcaaaccatagtcctcatgcagctaaaagacTACcctatatatgaatatatgaggttttcttttaaattggcaagatattaaataaataaagatacaTTTGATGGTGAAAGAATATTTTATAGTGAAAGTTGGGAATAAAAAATGGTGGGATTTACAATAATAACTGCATTACTAAATTtatacttatttaaatttaactcaGGTTCAAAATgtttcgaatatttttattcGTTTCTAACTAATAATTGTCGACGTACCCAAATATATAAGAGTTCTCCATATTTACATTGACATACAAATGCGAACATTCCTAGTCAGCTATAGATGCGACGCCACAATTGTGTGTAGTCAAGCAATTAAGCCCGTGTTAATTATTTCTTAAATGAAGCTGTACCATTgcatacaaaatacaaactTGCAAGCTCACAGgtaacttttgaatttttaaaatgattttacagTGAAATTTAGATAAaagcaagaaataaaacaaactctCATTATTTCCTGACACATTCCTTATATAAACAATTCTAAAAAAAGCGAATAGCGCATATTATAAATACTCTCCCAAAATGAATCTAAAAATCAGTTGTCAAAGGTTGCTCAGCGTTCAGATTAATAAAGAGTGCATCTACTATGAAATCAAATTTAtgaggaaattttgaaaaatcttcccTTGAAACgatatttagtaaatttttttttgccctcAATAGAAATTCATTTAATGCAACTCTTTACAACACTCGCCGCGAATTTTCTTTCTATTGTACGCAGTTGTACGTAGTGAATGCAACCCTTTTTAGACGTCATAAAATGTTTGACAGCGGTATTGAAAAGAcgtgtttttattaatattgctgtaaattttactaataaacTAAAGTTTGTGCAAATAGAGTAATAATCTGGTTAAACTTGTACACAAATAACTTACAAACATGTTATATCTGGAGGATTATCTTGAAAGTAAGTGTCGGTGCATTATTCCAAGTAATAATTTTTGGGTGCTCCGCTGATCAACTAAGCAGGTTTTGAGGTTACTAACGCTCGATTGgacatttgtttattttgaagtgatgtgtttatattttgttttgattttttcttgcatCAATAGTTACAGTTCgcaataaaacaaatgaaaaccTTTTCCTCTTTAATTTTATCGCCCCAACAGTGATCGAGCACTTGCCGCAGGAGCTAAGGGACCGTTTTACAGAGATGCGTGAACTGGACTTGACTGTGCAAAGTAAAAATTTCcactttttattttgcttgcACGTATATCTAGCTTTGATGTGCAACCTTTGTTACAGATAGTATGGATTCTTTGGAGAAAAAAACACGAACCTTTTTTCAACAATGTAAACGTGGAGAATTACAAAACGAGACTGCGGATTTAGATTTCCAAAACCTTCGTAAAGAGTACTACAAAGTGCTGGAAGATGCCGACGAAAAAGTAAACATTGCCACACAAATTCATGAGTTGGTCGAGCGCTATTTGCGCCGATTGGACAGCGaactcttcaaattcaaatgtGAACTGGAAGCAGATAACAACGGTATTacagaaatattagaaaaacgttCGTTAGAGTTAGATGGTGGCTCTAGTGCAGCCACGGCATTGATGAATGTCATCGGTGTTACCCAAAAAGAAAATAGATATTATGGCTCAATAAGTGCAGTAACTGCTACGAATAGTCATAGCATGCTTGGCGTACCAGGTGGTGCTATGGGCGGTTTGTCACTCCCGgcaacaccaacagcaacaacaaaagataATCGCTATCGTACACCGAAGCCAGAAAAACGCCGAGACAGCACTTCAAATTTGTCCGGTATATCAGAGAAACGTACGAACTTGGGCAATAGCTTGACACCTTCTAATCCTTCGGTAGCTGTCGTGCGTCCTATAACACCAGTAATAGGTGCACATTCCGTGCTGAATTCGGCGACCACTGCAGTTAATTCAGCTAGTAATCCTGCAGCTGTTGCTTACAATTTGCAACAACTAGGGGGATCCGCTTCGAATGCAATTGCTGCAGCGGCTAGTCAAGCCATAGTTGCAACACAACAAATGCCACAGGGACGTCGCACCGCGAGTCTTAAAGCCAGTTATGAGGCTATACATGGCGCCACAGGTGGACCGCCTGAGTTTTGGATAAGCCGAGACATTGCAAATGCAGCGACAGCTGCTGCACAAACTACGCTTCAGACTACAAACgttgagaaaaaacaaaaaaagtatgctAATGAGTTTTTTGgtgcttaatatttttgattaaaacaatatgtattttttagaaaaataaataccaacaGTATTACTCATGCCAACAGTGTCGGTAGCGGTAGCGCACCGTCGTCGGCTATTTCACTGGCTTCTTCGTCGTCATCAGTGAGTGTGGACTCGGTGGATATGTTGCCATCCTCATCTAATTTATCTGCTATGGGAAATCTTGGCATCACGTCCATAGGACTTACAGCTATTGGAGGTAGTGCGGCATCCACTTCCACCGCCGCAGCCAATCGTGTCACCTCGGCTGCGTcttcaatcaatcaatcaagcACTCTTGCGCCGACTTCAAATATTACCGTCAATGAAAATGGGTTGGTGGTGGAGCAAACACCAGAGGGAGAATGGTCATATGATCCAAACGAACCACGTTACTGTACTTGTAATCAAGTCTCATATGGTGATATGGTCGCTTGCGACAATGATGCGTGTCCTTATGAATGGTTTCATTATCCATGTGTGGGTATTACCCAACCGCCTAAAGGCAAGTGGTATTGTCCAAAATGTACAGCGTCTATGCGTCGGCGAGGGAATAGGAAGATATAGTAATATTGAAAGAGGCGCGCTTATTTAAAACATCTAtaaaatttcattgtttttaacaaatttaataattttaaaaatgtattgtataacTCGTATTAAATGGGCgcgctttgaaaaacacactTCAAGTTACGAATAATTCCGAGGAAATCATACCTTGATTGATAATTGCCAAtaaacttctaaaaaaaacaacgcACATACCTTTAGCGttcttattttaaatatgaatgcGAGGCCTGGACATTGAAAACCGTAAGCATACACCGACTAGAATCTTTCGAAATGTGCtacagaaaaattttgaaaataagctggaatgacaaaatatcaaatgacgTAGTGCTAAATAGAATGCAAACGGCTAGGAACATGCTTACGGACATAAAAAGGAGAAAAGTCGCTTATTTCGGACACATAACAAGAGGTGAcaagtatgatattttaaaactgctgatgcaaggaaaaattgaaggacAAAGAGGAATTGGTAGGAAGAAAATGATATGGCTAGACAACATCAAAGAGTGGACAGGCCTCAAAACAATCGGCGAACTAACAGCAGCAGCGaaaaacagacaaaaatatAATGACATCATTAATAATATGACCTGACAACCGTACGACTAAGATCATAATAACGTTTGTGTGTAATCGCGAACATCCAGCATGGATACgccgattaagaagaagaagattttaaatattgttggGCGGTTAGATTATCAGTTGCCGATTCACGACGGTCTGTATTTCTGTTCTTGAAATGAAGGCAGTTAAAAATTTGATTGgcgtgcatatattttttttgttatcatgAGTTTGTACATGTGCAGTATCAGTCAAGTAGACTACACTGAACCTAAAGACGTACAAAATGAAatttcgtttccacgacagtcggttctacgttaccgaaacgacccggatttgtgtccggccaaggactgtcacttcaacagcattcctcttatatgcacggggaatgattatgatgctacaacaataacGTACACAATTTTCGCCTTCtcacaacagtcggttctacgttacgggAACCACCAGGATTTATAACTGGCCAAGAATtgttactccagcagcatttcccgaaCATATATGGTGAAtgcttatgctgttacaacaatcacaacaaagtaaaaaaatcgcatatttgttgaatgaaaataaaagtttataaacTGCGCGGGTGGCCTTAGTCCGCATTTAAAATAGTAGATTATACAAATTATTCTTTTAGGTGCTCAAATGCTCGGCCCCCCTTGGATACTAACGTAAAGAAAACAGTTAAATATACGGGGAACATACCATCTgattaaatagaattttcaacAATGTGATCTTAACACACAGCTGGTAGACGTTTTTCTAGAAAAATATGCCAGTGATAGCACACAACTCCACCAAAGAGACCTGCAACTGACATGC comes from Anastrepha ludens isolate Willacy chromosome 3, idAnaLude1.1, whole genome shotgun sequence and encodes:
- the LOC128858037 gene encoding uncharacterized protein LOC128858037: MSKVLTQQNALPSQQSKKNENKKKTTPSVKTLNNNSSGLNGSTNMRGPASSSLMCSSESPSTSSSPTTVDFDEFTSSSILEFLAREQECCTEADAESIFQEVSRLADNSDTRSVDEILREAELLMQQQSLYGKTDKIDKAKQNTKNSSSKMGKVNLPQPQQSLQFEQKQKTLPSSNSQNTQPLPVKMQSIKLNSKYTKHIENVWPPEIQTQVVSRTRLTNGNCSYQEIMQLQKNLTPNSAYAAPATADTTPTPTVATTPQTPTPTAATPLGNQRFDVFVENLPSVSVISEESTPKDMQNMNATETDVTTMALINGDDDDTDTVSRGHLHACTSSDA
- the LOC128858038 gene encoding inhibitor of growth protein 3, whose product is MLYLEDYLEMIEHLPQELRDRFTEMRELDLTVQNSMDSLEKKTRTFFQQCKRGELQNETADLDFQNLRKEYYKVLEDADEKVNIATQIHELVERYLRRLDSELFKFKCELEADNNGITEILEKRSLELDGGSSAATALMNVIGVTQKENRYYGSISAVTATNSHSMLGVPGGAMGGLSLPATPTATTKDNRYRTPKPEKRRDSTSNLSGISEKRTNLGNSLTPSNPSVAVVRPITPVIGAHSVLNSATTAVNSASNPAAVAYNLQQLGGSASNAIAAAASQAIVATQQMPQGRRTASLKASYEAIHGATGGPPEFWISRDIANAATAAAQTTLQTTNVEKKQKKKINTNSITHANSVGSGSAPSSAISLASSSSSVSVDSVDMLPSSSNLSAMGNLGITSIGLTAIGGSAASTSTAAANRVTSAASSINQSSTLAPTSNITVNENGLVVEQTPEGEWSYDPNEPRYCTCNQVSYGDMVACDNDACPYEWFHYPCVGITQPPKGKWYCPKCTASMRRRGNRKI